One Rosa chinensis cultivar Old Blush chromosome 5, RchiOBHm-V2, whole genome shotgun sequence genomic region harbors:
- the LOC112166165 gene encoding uncharacterized protein LOC112166165, translated as MGDRRPLHFNFFSSLKQVEKRLKLEYPSEQSTPSQSPLVESNRLLTESLSSPIYLDLDPSNNNNHYSSSTLQDSSEAPEVFLSCSPQFIPTQENPTQPNALNDPKTINDTEGEAIVDDIERLIQLLGLSSCQEKDEEKAGLELKCGGSENGGNSCHCEGGFYEKIVGVKGPKCGREVERLEGWINYFLNGNGEGKIEPFRLAHLLLSKAAFVSEGADHGFGDLDFPSTIGDFLRNDPPTE; from the exons ATGGGAGATAGGCGACCCCTGCACTTcaatttcttctcttctctgaagCAG GTTGAGAAGAGATTGAAACTAGAATACCCATCTGAACAATCGACTCCATCACAATCACCATTGGTAGAAAGCAACAGGTTATTAACAGAATCATTAAGCTCACCCATATACCTTGATTTGGATccctccaacaacaacaaccattACAGTTCTAGCACACTCCAAGACAGTAGTGAAGCCCCTGAAGTATTCCTCTCATGCTCTCCACAGTTTATACCAACCCAAGAGAACCCAACTCAGCCAAATGCCCTGAATGACCCTAAAACTATCAATGACACTGAAGGTGAAGCCATCGTCGATGATATTGAACGGTTGATTCAACTCTTGGGTTTGTCAAGTTGCCaggaaaaagatgaagaaaaggCTGGTTTGGAGTTGAAGTGTGGAGGTAGTGAAAATGGGGGCAATTCTTGTCATTGTGAAGGCGGGTTTTATGAGAAGATTGTTGGGGTGAAGGGGCCAAAGTGTGGGAGAGAAGTGGAGAGGTTGGAGGGTTGGATTAACTACTTTTTGAATGGTAATGGGGAGGGAAAGATTGAGCCTTTCAGGCTGGCACATTTGCTTTTGAGTAAAGCTGCTTTTGTCTCTGAGGGTGCTGATCATGGTTTTGGAGACTTGGACTTCCCTTCAACGATTGGGGATTTTCTGCGCAATGATCCTCCAACAGAGTAA